In Microbacterium binotii, one DNA window encodes the following:
- a CDS encoding ParA family protein, with translation MAERAVKQAGKGTKGDVPLGPTGRPYQGFATPPALAAHGPARIIALCNQKGGVGKTTTTINLAASLAHYGRKVLAVDFDPQGALSAGLGITTHDVPTIYDLLLDTKRDPREVIVKTSVDGLDVLPANIDLSAAEVHLVNEVARETILARVLRHVAAEYDVILIDCQPSLGLLTVNALTASHGVLIPLECEFFALRGVALLIETIDKVRDRLNPSITLDGVLATMYDPRTLHSREVLERVVEAFGDDVLETVIGRTVKFPDASVSGMPITEFAPEHAAAQAYLRLARELVARGAVA, from the coding sequence GTGGCGGAGCGCGCAGTGAAGCAGGCGGGTAAAGGCACGAAGGGCGATGTGCCCCTCGGCCCGACCGGTCGCCCCTATCAGGGGTTCGCGACACCGCCGGCTCTCGCCGCCCATGGCCCCGCGCGCATCATCGCCCTCTGCAATCAGAAGGGCGGGGTCGGCAAGACGACCACGACCATCAACCTGGCCGCATCCCTCGCGCACTACGGCCGCAAGGTGCTGGCGGTCGACTTCGATCCGCAGGGCGCGCTGTCCGCGGGCCTGGGCATCACCACGCACGATGTGCCCACGATCTACGACCTGCTGCTGGACACGAAGCGCGACCCGCGCGAGGTCATCGTCAAGACCTCCGTCGACGGCCTCGACGTGCTCCCGGCGAACATCGACCTCTCCGCCGCCGAGGTGCACCTGGTCAACGAGGTGGCGCGTGAGACGATCCTCGCCCGCGTGCTCCGCCACGTGGCGGCGGAGTACGACGTCATCCTCATCGACTGCCAGCCCTCGTTGGGGCTGCTCACGGTCAACGCCCTGACGGCGAGCCACGGCGTGCTGATCCCGCTCGAGTGCGAGTTCTTCGCCCTGCGCGGCGTCGCCCTGCTGATCGAGACCATCGACAAGGTGCGCGACCGGTTGAACCCCTCGATCACCCTCGACGGGGTGCTCGCCACGATGTACGACCCGCGCACGCTGCACTCGCGCGAAGTGCTCGAACGCGTGGTCGAGGCGTTCGGCGACGATGTGCTGGAGACCGTGATCGGGCGCACCGTGAAGTTCCCCGACGCATCGGTGTCGGGGATGCCCATCACCGAGTTCGCTCCCGAACACGCCGCGGCGCAGGCCTACCTGCGTCTCGCGCGGGAGCTGGTCGCCCGTGGCGCCGTCGCCTGA
- a CDS encoding vitamin K epoxide reductase family protein, translated as MSVPTAPPSRALAVFWIVAGLLGWAVSFLLYLEYIGQLRGIDPLVSCQLSVIVTCGPNLLSPGGNLLGFSNSLIGVVLFLGPIYAGVTALAGATGLRSWYWRTYLSFIAAAFVFVHFLAYRSIFEYGSLCPWCMVVWLVTIPLFWVTLGWSARAGLWGSRMRPVGRWLASWAPLVAILDVALIAVIAQLRLDVLGSLF; from the coding sequence ATGAGCGTTCCCACCGCGCCCCCGTCACGCGCGCTCGCCGTCTTCTGGATCGTCGCCGGCCTCCTCGGCTGGGCGGTCTCGTTCCTGCTGTACCTGGAGTACATCGGCCAGCTGCGGGGCATCGACCCCCTCGTGTCGTGCCAGCTGAGCGTGATCGTGACGTGCGGGCCCAATCTGCTCTCACCCGGCGGCAACCTTCTCGGCTTCAGCAACTCGCTCATCGGCGTGGTGCTCTTCCTCGGCCCGATCTACGCCGGTGTGACGGCGCTCGCCGGGGCGACGGGCCTCAGAAGCTGGTACTGGCGCACCTACCTGTCCTTCATCGCCGCCGCCTTCGTGTTCGTGCACTTCCTGGCCTACCGGAGCATCTTCGAGTACGGCTCGCTCTGCCCTTGGTGCATGGTCGTGTGGCTCGTCACCATCCCGCTGTTCTGGGTCACGCTCGGCTGGAGTGCGCGTGCGGGGCTGTGGGGCAGCCGGATGCGGCCGGTCGGTCGGTGGCTCGCGAGCTGGGCGCCGCTGGTCGCCATCCTCGACGTCGCGCTGATCGCCGTCATCGCCCAGCTCAGACTGGACGTCCTGGGCTCGCTGTTCTGA
- a CDS encoding aminotransferase class V-fold PLP-dependent enzyme: MRRLRRTTTGEGAAERPGFAYLPADTVYLDAACQSMRPEPVIEALDEYFRARNACGGRASYESARQVDAGVADTRAAVLRALGLASRTHAVSFTLNTTYGLNLLLTQIPARRFRRVVTTVTEHNAVFLSTIAFARARGIDRVVLERDALGGLIYRDADLTDALVVVSAQNNVDGAVTADLPGLVADAHRLGGTVVVDAAQAMAHAPEVLRSLAADAICFSAHKAYGPSLGVVVATHELLMSLEVGFVGGGQVAEVSADDFVLLDEPHTRLEPGLQAWGEILSFGAALRWREAYPRTTGESVEQRERRLTRALREGLGEIPNLSVFGDADGALVPFRAHRVDSNRLAVFLSKAGISARSGYFCAHYWLRERERVEPLLRLSLGAHNTEQDVARCLDVLGRMLRGL; the protein is encoded by the coding sequence GTGAGGAGACTACGCCGCACCACGACGGGGGAGGGAGCCGCGGAACGTCCGGGGTTCGCCTACCTGCCCGCCGACACCGTGTACCTGGATGCGGCCTGCCAGTCGATGCGCCCCGAGCCCGTCATCGAGGCGCTCGACGAGTACTTCCGCGCCCGAAACGCGTGCGGCGGCCGCGCCTCCTACGAGAGCGCGCGCCAGGTGGATGCGGGCGTCGCCGACACGCGCGCCGCGGTGCTGCGCGCACTCGGACTCGCCTCCCGCACGCATGCGGTCTCCTTCACGCTGAACACCACGTACGGCCTGAATCTCCTCCTGACGCAGATACCGGCCCGCCGATTCCGTCGCGTCGTGACGACGGTCACCGAGCACAACGCGGTCTTCCTCAGCACCATCGCCTTCGCCCGCGCTCGCGGGATCGATCGTGTCGTGCTGGAGCGCGATGCCCTCGGTGGTCTGATCTACCGCGATGCCGACCTCACTGACGCCCTCGTGGTCGTCTCTGCCCAGAACAACGTCGACGGCGCCGTCACCGCCGATCTGCCGGGGCTCGTGGCCGACGCCCACCGCCTGGGCGGCACGGTCGTCGTCGACGCCGCGCAGGCGATGGCCCACGCACCCGAGGTCCTGCGGTCTCTCGCGGCCGATGCGATCTGCTTCTCGGCCCACAAGGCCTACGGGCCGTCCCTGGGCGTCGTCGTCGCGACGCATGAGCTTCTGATGTCGCTCGAGGTCGGATTCGTCGGCGGCGGTCAGGTGGCGGAGGTCTCCGCGGACGACTTCGTGCTGCTCGACGAGCCGCACACCCGCCTCGAGCCGGGCTTGCAGGCGTGGGGCGAGATCCTCTCCTTCGGCGCGGCGCTGCGGTGGCGCGAGGCGTACCCGCGCACCACCGGGGAGTCCGTGGAGCAGCGTGAGCGACGCCTCACGCGTGCGCTGCGCGAGGGGCTGGGTGAGATCCCGAACCTGTCGGTCTTCGGTGACGCCGACGGTGCGCTCGTGCCGTTTCGCGCCCACCGCGTCGACAGCAACCGACTCGCGGTCTTCCTCTCGAAGGCGGGGATCTCCGCGCGCAGCGGGTACTTCTGCGCCCACTACTGGCTGCGCGAACGCGAACGGGTCGAGCCGCTGCTGCGGTTGAGCCTCGGCGCGCACAACACCGAGCAGGACGTCGCGCGGTGTCTCGACGTGCTCGGCCGGATGCTGAGGGGGCTCTGA
- a CDS encoding NUDIX domain-containing protein has product MIEDERFDGEVVDTSVVFHGRVWDVRSDVVRYGDGEIVRDYVDHTGAAAVVAIDDEERVLLIQQYRHPIRRRDWEIPAGLLDVAGETPAETARRELAEEVDLAAGSLEPLVSLFTSPGGSDEIVHVFLARDLVQLSAHERTDEEADIVAQWVPLADVVGAIFAGAVRNGILISGVLAAAERLRRDDLAG; this is encoded by the coding sequence GTGATCGAGGACGAGCGGTTCGACGGCGAGGTCGTCGACACGAGCGTGGTCTTCCACGGCCGCGTGTGGGACGTGCGCTCGGATGTGGTGCGCTACGGCGACGGCGAGATCGTCCGCGACTACGTCGACCACACCGGGGCGGCCGCCGTCGTGGCCATCGACGACGAGGAACGAGTGCTGCTCATCCAGCAGTACCGGCATCCGATTCGACGTCGCGATTGGGAGATCCCGGCGGGGCTGCTCGATGTGGCGGGGGAGACGCCCGCCGAGACCGCTCGTCGGGAGCTCGCGGAGGAGGTCGATCTCGCCGCGGGCAGCCTCGAGCCCCTCGTGAGTCTGTTCACGAGCCCGGGCGGCAGCGACGAGATCGTCCACGTCTTCCTCGCGCGCGATCTGGTCCAGCTCAGCGCCCACGAGCGCACCGACGAGGAGGCGGACATCGTCGCGCAGTGGGTGCCACTGGCCGACGTCGTCGGAGCGATCTTCGCGGGCGCTGTGCGCAACGGCATCCTCATCTCGGGCGTGCTCGCCGCGGCCGAGCGGCTCCGCCGGGACGACCTGGCCGGCTGA
- a CDS encoding segregation and condensation protein A: MAPSPEPQDAATDGFRVSLGVFDGPFDLLLTLISQHELDITDVALSVVTDEFIAYLRQLGPDAELDEASEFLVVAATLLDMKVAGLLPQGELVDAEAVALLEARDLLFARLLQYRAFKEVSAWFARSLEREERRHARSVRIDERYRQAAPELVWTLSTEDFAALAMLAMAPKEIPTVGLDHLHAPLVSIREQAAIVVTLLRQRGTLTFRELIAGVDASGIVVARFLSILELYRHAALSFEQLEPLGELTLRWSAERWSEENLATLGADYDR, from the coding sequence GTGGCGCCGTCGCCTGAGCCGCAGGACGCGGCCACCGACGGATTCCGGGTATCGCTGGGCGTCTTCGACGGCCCGTTCGACCTGCTGCTGACGCTCATCTCGCAGCACGAGCTCGACATCACGGATGTGGCGCTCAGCGTCGTCACCGATGAGTTCATCGCGTACCTGCGCCAGCTCGGGCCGGATGCGGAGCTCGACGAGGCGTCGGAGTTCCTCGTCGTCGCCGCCACCCTGCTCGACATGAAGGTGGCGGGGCTGCTCCCGCAGGGCGAGCTCGTGGACGCGGAGGCGGTGGCTCTGCTCGAAGCGCGCGACCTGCTGTTCGCGCGGCTGCTGCAGTACCGCGCCTTCAAGGAGGTCTCCGCCTGGTTCGCGCGCTCGCTGGAGCGCGAGGAGAGGCGGCACGCGCGCAGCGTCCGCATCGACGAGCGGTACCGTCAGGCCGCGCCGGAGCTCGTCTGGACGCTCAGCACCGAGGATTTCGCCGCGCTCGCCATGCTGGCGATGGCACCGAAGGAGATCCCGACGGTCGGGCTCGATCACCTGCACGCACCGCTGGTCAGCATCCGCGAGCAGGCCGCGATCGTCGTGACCCTGCTGCGTCAGCGGGGCACGCTGACCTTTCGCGAACTGATCGCCGGAGTGGACGCCTCCGGCATCGTGGTCGCACGATTCCTCTCCATCCTCGAGCTGTACCGCCACGCGGCGCTGTCGTTCGAGCAGCTGGAGCCCCTCGGCGAGCTGACCCTGCGCTGGAGCGCGGAACGCTGGTCCGAGGAGAACCTCGCCACTCTGGGAGCCGACTATGACCGATGA
- the xerD gene encoding site-specific tyrosine recombinase XerD, with translation MRIGRAVEVYLRHVTIERGLASHTVDAYRRDLGTYVAWLAERGIEDVDAVDAAQVAAFAAEKASAEPRPAASSLARLQSSVRGLHRFLVREGIREDDPAQDLRPPKLAQRLPKALTIDQVERLLDASGPAPGQAETATSVQLRDRALVELLYATGARVSEIVQLDVDDLAHGEVLRVRGKGSKERIVPVGSYARAAVDAYLTRARPELARRGRGTSRLFLGARGAALSRQSAWAVLQQAAEGAGLEAHVSPHTLRHSFATHLLQGGADVRVVQELLGHSSVATTQIYTHVSVDALRDVYAAAHPRAR, from the coding sequence ATGCGCATCGGCCGCGCGGTCGAGGTGTACCTGCGCCACGTGACGATCGAGCGCGGGCTGGCCTCGCATACCGTCGACGCGTACCGCCGGGATCTCGGGACGTACGTGGCGTGGCTCGCGGAGCGCGGCATCGAGGACGTCGACGCGGTGGATGCGGCGCAGGTCGCCGCATTCGCGGCGGAGAAGGCGTCTGCCGAGCCGCGGCCGGCGGCATCCAGCCTCGCCCGGCTGCAGTCCTCGGTGCGCGGGTTGCACCGGTTCCTCGTGCGCGAGGGGATCCGCGAGGACGATCCGGCGCAGGATCTCCGACCGCCCAAACTCGCGCAGCGGCTCCCCAAGGCGCTGACCATCGATCAGGTCGAGCGTCTCCTCGATGCGTCGGGCCCCGCACCCGGGCAGGCAGAGACGGCCACTTCCGTCCAGCTTCGCGACCGTGCGCTCGTCGAGCTGCTGTACGCGACCGGTGCGCGCGTCTCGGAGATCGTGCAGCTCGACGTCGACGACCTCGCGCACGGCGAAGTCCTGCGGGTGCGGGGAAAAGGGTCGAAGGAGCGGATCGTCCCTGTCGGCTCCTACGCCCGCGCCGCGGTCGACGCCTACCTCACGCGCGCCCGCCCCGAGCTCGCGCGCCGCGGCCGGGGCACGTCGCGCCTCTTTCTGGGCGCGCGGGGAGCGGCGCTGTCGCGGCAGAGCGCGTGGGCCGTGCTGCAGCAGGCGGCGGAAGGAGCGGGGCTGGAGGCGCACGTCTCGCCGCACACGCTGCGCCACTCCTTCGCGACGCACCTGCTGCAGGGCGGAGCCGATGTGCGCGTGGTGCAGGAGCTGCTCGGCCACTCCTCGGTGGCCACGACCCAGATCTACACGCACGTCAGCGTCGACGCCCTCCGCGACGTCTACGCGGCGGCTCACCCGCGGGCGCGCTGA
- a CDS encoding CTP synthase, with protein MTNSSGSGLFHGTNNDDTTKHIFVTGGVVSSLGKGLTAASLGNLLTARGLRVVMQKLDPYLNVDPGTMNPFQHGEVFVTDDGAETDLDIGHYERFLDIELSQAANVTTGQIYSQVIARERRGEYLGDTVQVIPHITDEIKRRMRLQASESPKPDVIITEVGGTVGDIESQPFLEAARQLRHELGRDTVFFVHVSLVPFMGASGEQKTKPTQHSVAALRSIGIQPDALVLRSDRPVTDANKRKIALMCDVDVEGVINTVDLPSIYDIPSTLNEQGLDAYIARRLGLSEKAAEVDWSRWQQVLNAVHNPKHDVTIGLVGKYIDLPDAYLSVTEALKAGGFAHETHVNIRWIPSDTCETPEGAAAALAEVDGIVVPGGFGIRGIEGKLGALRFAREQGIPTLGICLGLQCMVIEYARTMAGLEGASSSEFDPDTVHPVVATMAEQVDILDHGDLGGTMRLGLYPADLAEGSIAAEVYGSTRASERHRHRYEVNNAYREQLAEAGLVFSGLNPDLGLVEYVELPRDVHPYYIATQAHPELRSRPTEPHPLFRGLVGAALDRHRASELFDVENA; from the coding sequence GTGACGAACTCTTCCGGCTCAGGCCTCTTCCACGGTACGAACAACGACGACACCACCAAGCACATCTTCGTGACGGGCGGTGTCGTCTCCTCGTTGGGCAAGGGCCTGACCGCGGCCAGCCTGGGCAATCTGCTCACCGCTCGGGGCCTGCGCGTCGTCATGCAGAAGCTCGATCCGTACCTGAACGTCGACCCGGGAACGATGAATCCGTTCCAGCACGGCGAGGTCTTCGTCACCGACGACGGCGCCGAGACCGACCTCGACATCGGGCACTACGAGCGCTTCCTCGACATCGAGCTGAGCCAGGCCGCCAACGTCACGACCGGTCAGATCTACTCCCAGGTGATCGCCCGCGAGCGCCGCGGCGAGTACCTGGGCGACACCGTGCAGGTGATCCCGCACATCACCGACGAGATCAAGCGACGGATGCGGCTGCAGGCCAGCGAGTCGCCCAAGCCCGACGTGATCATCACCGAGGTGGGCGGCACGGTCGGCGACATCGAATCCCAGCCGTTCCTCGAGGCGGCGCGTCAGCTGCGTCACGAGCTCGGCCGCGACACGGTGTTCTTCGTGCATGTCTCCCTCGTGCCCTTCATGGGCGCGTCGGGGGAGCAGAAGACCAAGCCCACGCAGCACTCCGTCGCCGCTCTCCGCTCGATCGGCATCCAGCCCGACGCCCTGGTGCTGCGCAGCGACCGTCCCGTCACCGACGCCAACAAGCGCAAGATCGCGCTCATGTGCGACGTCGACGTCGAGGGCGTCATCAACACCGTCGATCTGCCGAGCATCTACGACATCCCCTCCACCCTCAACGAGCAGGGCCTGGACGCGTACATCGCACGCCGGCTCGGGCTCAGCGAGAAGGCGGCGGAGGTCGACTGGTCGCGCTGGCAGCAGGTTCTCAACGCCGTGCACAACCCCAAGCACGACGTCACCATCGGGCTGGTCGGCAAGTACATCGACCTCCCCGACGCCTACCTGTCGGTGACGGAGGCGTTGAAGGCCGGCGGCTTCGCGCACGAGACCCATGTCAACATCCGGTGGATCCCTTCCGACACCTGCGAGACGCCCGAGGGTGCCGCGGCCGCGCTCGCCGAGGTCGACGGCATCGTCGTACCCGGCGGATTCGGCATCCGCGGCATCGAAGGCAAGCTCGGTGCTCTGCGCTTCGCGCGTGAGCAGGGCATCCCCACACTCGGCATCTGCCTCGGCCTGCAGTGCATGGTCATCGAGTACGCCCGCACGATGGCGGGCCTGGAGGGTGCGTCCTCAAGCGAGTTCGACCCCGACACGGTGCACCCCGTCGTTGCCACGATGGCCGAGCAGGTCGACATCCTCGACCACGGCGACCTGGGCGGCACGATGCGGCTGGGGCTGTACCCGGCCGACCTCGCCGAGGGCTCGATCGCGGCGGAGGTCTACGGTTCGACCCGCGCCTCCGAGCGGCACCGCCACCGCTACGAGGTCAACAACGCCTACCGTGAGCAGCTCGCCGAGGCGGGGCTCGTCTTCTCGGGCCTGAACCCCGACCTCGGTCTGGTCGAGTACGTCGAGCTGCCGCGTGACGTGCACCCGTACTACATCGCGACCCAGGCCCACCCCGAGCTGCGCTCGCGGCCGACCGAGCCGCACCCGCTGTTTCGCGGACTCGTCGGCGCGGCGCTGGACCGTCACCGCGCGAGCGAGCTGTTCGACGTCGAGAACGCGTGA
- a CDS encoding M20/M25/M40 family metallo-hydrolase gives MGIGIGIGAALAVTAGIAPAAAVDPAELEERVTVDAVVGHLQQLQDIADANGGNRAAGTSGYEASAAYIEQALTAAGYTPERQYFDADLQTIDAYTLTVDGYSPADPFGIPMEFTPGTPAGGLTDLPLIAPTAPLGCTADDWAGTDAAGAIALVSRGSCSFAEKSAAAAAAGAEAVIIYNNEAGPLQGTLGAQTPDLAPTVGILQSEGQDLLAALADGPVLADLDLQQHIDSVETFNIIADTPTGRDDNVVMLGAHLDSVEDGPGINDNGSGSAAILEVALQLAASGELENKVRFAWWGAEEIGLLGSAHYVDELSDADADAIATYLNFDMVASPNYVIAVYDADQSTYEAPVEVPEGSIATEAAFTSYFDAIGQPWIDTAFDARSDYNAFILAGIPASGLFTGADDVKTAEQVALFGGTEGIIMDPNYHTPADDMSNINTEALGIMLGAMASVTAALANDTSAVNGVAPIVDPVAPAPEVTEEGDHLLAASGAEISGVWLGGGVLALLAGAVVLAAAARRRRTV, from the coding sequence ATGGGAATCGGAATCGGAATCGGCGCGGCTCTGGCGGTGACCGCCGGCATCGCGCCGGCCGCTGCCGTCGACCCCGCCGAGCTGGAGGAGCGGGTGACGGTGGACGCCGTCGTCGGCCACCTGCAGCAGCTGCAGGACATCGCCGACGCGAACGGCGGCAACCGGGCGGCGGGTACCAGCGGCTACGAAGCCAGCGCGGCGTACATCGAGCAGGCGCTCACGGCCGCCGGGTACACGCCCGAGCGCCAGTACTTCGACGCGGACCTGCAGACGATCGACGCCTACACGTTGACGGTCGACGGCTACAGTCCCGCCGATCCCTTCGGCATCCCGATGGAGTTCACGCCGGGCACGCCCGCGGGCGGGCTCACAGACCTGCCGCTCATCGCCCCGACCGCGCCGCTGGGATGCACCGCGGACGACTGGGCGGGCACCGATGCCGCCGGCGCGATCGCTCTCGTCTCGCGCGGCAGCTGTTCCTTCGCGGAGAAGTCGGCGGCGGCTGCCGCCGCCGGCGCGGAGGCCGTGATCATCTACAACAACGAGGCGGGGCCCCTCCAGGGCACCCTCGGAGCTCAGACGCCCGACCTCGCACCGACCGTCGGCATCCTGCAGAGCGAGGGTCAGGATCTCCTCGCCGCGCTCGCCGACGGACCGGTCCTCGCGGATCTCGATCTGCAGCAGCACATCGACTCGGTCGAGACGTTCAACATCATCGCCGACACGCCCACCGGCCGCGACGACAACGTCGTCATGCTCGGCGCGCACCTGGACTCCGTCGAGGACGGCCCCGGCATCAACGACAACGGCTCGGGCTCGGCGGCGATCCTGGAGGTCGCCCTCCAGCTGGCCGCATCCGGCGAGCTGGAGAACAAGGTCCGCTTCGCCTGGTGGGGCGCCGAGGAGATCGGGCTGCTGGGATCGGCCCACTACGTGGACGAGCTGTCGGACGCCGACGCCGATGCCATCGCGACGTATCTCAACTTCGACATGGTCGCCTCTCCGAACTACGTGATCGCCGTGTACGACGCCGACCAGTCCACGTACGAAGCTCCGGTGGAGGTCCCCGAGGGGTCGATCGCGACGGAGGCGGCGTTCACGAGCTACTTCGATGCGATCGGACAGCCTTGGATCGACACCGCCTTCGACGCCCGCAGCGATTACAACGCGTTCATCCTGGCGGGCATCCCCGCATCCGGACTGTTCACGGGGGCCGACGACGTCAAGACCGCGGAGCAGGTCGCCCTGTTCGGCGGCACCGAAGGCATCATCATGGACCCGAACTATCACACGCCGGCCGATGACATGTCGAACATCAACACCGAGGCGCTCGGCATCATGCTCGGCGCGATGGCCAGCGTCACCGCGGCGCTGGCGAACGACACGTCCGCCGTCAACGGTGTCGCGCCCATCGTCGACCCGGTCGCCCCGGCGCCCGAGGTGACCGAGGAGGGCGACCACCTGCTGGCCGCCTCCGGCGCGGAGATCTCCGGCGTGTGGCTCGGCGGCGGCGTCCTGGCACTCCTCGCGGGTGCCGTCGTGCTGGCCGCGGCCGCACGTCGCCGGCGCACCGTGTGA
- the scpB gene encoding SMC-Scp complex subunit ScpB gives MTDDIRTEESETTAWPQDVGSVARRLEAVLLILDEPHSVVALAAAVSAPVPAVRKAIAALVADYDGEDGGPRRGFELREVGGGWRLYVREEYDRVITEFLGTQQPARLSQAALETLAVIAYKQPVTRGQVASIRAVNVDSVVRTLVGRGLITEVGHDGETGAILYGTTDALLEKLGINTIDELPHISPLLDDGSTGFEEIAR, from the coding sequence ATGACCGATGACATCCGTACCGAGGAATCGGAGACCACCGCCTGGCCGCAGGATGTGGGCTCTGTCGCGCGCCGTCTCGAGGCCGTCCTGCTGATCCTGGACGAGCCGCACAGCGTCGTGGCGCTCGCGGCCGCCGTCAGTGCGCCCGTCCCGGCGGTGCGCAAGGCGATCGCGGCCCTCGTCGCGGACTACGACGGCGAGGACGGCGGCCCGCGCCGCGGCTTCGAGCTGCGCGAGGTGGGAGGTGGATGGCGGCTCTACGTGCGCGAGGAGTACGACCGCGTCATCACCGAGTTCCTGGGCACCCAGCAGCCCGCCCGCCTGTCGCAGGCGGCCCTCGAGACCCTCGCGGTCATCGCGTACAAGCAGCCCGTCACCCGCGGCCAGGTCGCGTCGATCCGCGCCGTCAACGTCGACTCGGTCGTGCGCACGCTCGTGGGCCGGGGCCTCATCACCGAGGTCGGACACGACGGGGAGACCGGCGCCATCCTGTACGGCACGACCGACGCGCTGCTCGAGAAGCTCGGCATCAACACGATCGACGAGCTTCCCCACATCTCACCGCTGCTCGATGACGGCAGCACCGGCTTCGAGGAGATCGCACGATGA
- a CDS encoding DsbA family protein has protein sequence MLCIAAFLVLLVLAAVSAKYRRLLGTAWRCVTRRVTFRPCDTSFREDVKNSMLAPLAVRAPRLVKPASIAIEVAAWIMVLSLVVSLYIVGKSGLNLFVYGTCNPQDTQACSLSAGACSIDAGADDFGSALGKGDVIGAFAAEFRSLGKTFDALPSRLKDWDAREYLPEAASYAGGYRDELPVAVEVIDPGCRFCAELFRNIESARFADAQNLAYIPYPIGPDAAPKFTNSPLITDYLTAIRLTEQADVPAKGATDWRILEHIFTGERADGVAWQTWFNEQASPEQAETQLQEWLAEAGYDVSAIQDIARLAASDRVHEIVADGKRIVEEEIRTATVPTLIADGALHPGVVSVDQLQGMR, from the coding sequence ATGCTGTGCATCGCCGCATTCCTCGTGCTGCTCGTCCTGGCGGCCGTCTCCGCGAAGTACCGGCGCCTGCTCGGCACAGCGTGGCGATGCGTCACCCGGCGCGTGACGTTCCGCCCCTGCGACACATCGTTCCGCGAGGACGTGAAGAACAGCATGCTCGCGCCCCTCGCGGTGCGGGCTCCGAGGCTCGTGAAGCCGGCGAGCATCGCGATCGAAGTGGCCGCCTGGATCATGGTGCTCTCGCTCGTCGTGAGCCTGTACATCGTCGGCAAGAGCGGGCTCAACCTCTTCGTCTACGGCACCTGCAACCCGCAGGACACCCAGGCCTGCAGCCTGTCCGCGGGGGCGTGCAGCATCGATGCCGGTGCGGACGACTTCGGTTCCGCCCTGGGCAAGGGAGATGTCATCGGCGCGTTCGCCGCGGAGTTCCGCTCGCTCGGCAAGACCTTCGACGCGCTCCCGAGCCGGCTGAAGGACTGGGATGCGCGCGAGTACCTCCCCGAGGCGGCGAGTTACGCCGGCGGGTACCGTGACGAGCTGCCGGTGGCGGTCGAAGTGATCGACCCGGGCTGCCGCTTCTGCGCCGAGCTCTTCCGCAACATCGAGAGTGCGCGCTTCGCCGACGCACAGAACCTCGCCTACATCCCGTACCCGATCGGACCGGATGCCGCCCCGAAGTTCACGAACTCGCCCCTGATCACCGACTACCTCACCGCCATCCGCCTCACGGAGCAGGCCGATGTCCCCGCGAAGGGAGCGACGGACTGGCGGATCCTCGAGCACATCTTCACGGGGGAACGCGCCGACGGCGTCGCCTGGCAGACGTGGTTCAACGAGCAGGCCTCACCGGAGCAGGCCGAGACCCAGCTGCAGGAGTGGCTCGCGGAGGCCGGCTACGACGTCTCCGCCATCCAGGACATCGCGCGGCTCGCCGCATCCGATCGGGTGCACGAGATCGTCGCAGACGGCAAGCGCATCGTGGAGGAGGAGATCCGCACGGCGACGGTTCCCACCCTCATCGCCGACGGCGCCCTGCACCCCGGCGTCGTGTCGGTCGACCAGCTCCAGGGGATGCGGTGA